TGATACGGTGGCGGGGCACATCAAACTCGAGCCGGCCGTCGTAGGCTTCGCTCGACGCCATGAACACGCAGATGCCGCCGCCGCAGGGCGCTGCGCCCAACTCGAGGCCCTGACGCCAGGGCCGGGCAATGGTGTTGCGAGTGTGCAGCATGGTGTGGATGAGCACGGTCCGCACCGTGTTCGCTTCGAGCTTGTGCACGCCCCACAAACGGTTCGGGTCCGTATGGTCCACGAGCAGCGTGGCGATCTCCCGGTCGGCCCACAGAAATGCCTCGGGAACGGGGATTCGGTACAGCAGATACAATCCGCCCTCGACCGAGTCGGCCACGTTGTCGCGGCTGCCGTGGTCCCAATTGAACTCCTTGTAGCGCGGCTTGAGCAGATTTGTCATGGGCCGGCGCACGGCCTCGCCGTAGCGGTTGGATTTCAGCGCCAGGCCGTAGTCGAGGAATCCGACAAAGTCGTACCCCCATCCGTCCCGGAGCGTGACGCCGTCGTGGGGACCCGGCTCAGCCTGAAGGGTCCCGATGATGACGCCATCGGAATTCGTGCCGCGCCGGAGGATTTCGTCGAACATGTACTCGAGATGCGGACGGTACTGCTCGCATTTTTCAGGGTCGGCGGTGCTGTCGACGGCAAACAGCAATCCCAGCCCGCCGATAATTTCGCAACCGTGGTCCGAGAGGCGATCGGGAACGAAGCCGCCGGGCAGGAGATAATGGTCGGCCAGACGGTGCGCCCAATCGAGGTATTTGTTCTCACCGGTCATGCAATACAGCCTCGGCAGGATCTGGAGGAGATCGCCGTTGACCTCGACGTTCGTTGAAGGGATCAGTCCGTACGGAGTCTCGTACGGCGCATGCTTGAAGATGTCGTCGGCGATGCCCCGCATGCGGCCGTACCATGGATATTCTCTGCCGGTGATCTCGACTATCGGCACGAGCCCGTCTTTGGCATACTCGCTCGCGCCGAAGATCATCGTGTCGAAATCGGTCACGACCTTCTCCCCTTTGTCCATGTCGTAATGCACGGGAAGCCGGTCCACGTGGTTACACAGGCGCTGTTCCGCCTCGAGCGTCTCAAGCATCACCGTATCCAGGATCCCCTTGTCGGTGTAGTAGGCGGCCCAGACGTAAAAGGGATAGCAATCCGCCGCGGTATCGCGGTAGTTCCACTCAGCGCCGGTTGGCCGAAACAGCCCCGATTTGTCGTCCCTCACCGGGAGACAGACTTCGTGCAGCCATCGCTGTACCTTGCCGAGGGCGATGCCGGCATAGCGCGCAGACCGTTTCGCGCGGGCCCAGTCAGGTTCATTCGGCGAAGGATCCCAGAGCGTGTTGACTTCGCCGTTCATCTCGAATCCGGGCAGGTCCGCCCACACAAGTGCATCGCCGCCGCCGGTCGAAATCCGGGCCGTGCGCACTGGGTTAACCGTCAACGGCGCGGTCGCGCTCCCCAACAGGCGCACGCCCGCGATAAACGCCACCCCCTGCTGTTCCCGGCCAAAAAGAACCACGTGCCTGCCGGGTTCCAGTTTACCGAGAGGGAGCTCGAGCCATTCGTAGGGTTGTTCCCGGACTTCCGCCAGCGACCCCGACACCTCGCCGTAGGTGAAGTGGAGCGTCCGCTTGTCGGGACCCTTGCTGCCGAACAACACCTCAAAGCGGTCCTCAGCAGCCACATCTTCCGGCAGGGTCACGTCGAGCTTCCACTCCGCCAGCCAGTAGTACTTCCGGCCGCCAAACTCCTGGGGCCCGTCCGTAAACAGGACTTCAACAGCCAGCGCGGCTGACGCGAGCGCGCAAATACTCCCAAACACCGCCCAGAACTTCATCGTCACAGCCTCCGTTGAGGTAGCGATTATGCGGGACGTGCAAGACGGCCGCAAGGTGTCACGCGTCCGCGTACGGCCTGCTCCTGACCGGCTCAAAGCGCTTCACCGCCGCTTACTCTGCACATTTAGCCGGGTGCGAGGCAATATCTTCCGGCGGCGAGGGGCCAGTCCCCGCCGCCACTTTCCTGTAAAGGCTTGTCATGCATAGATTTGCAACGGTGCAGCGCAGAAGGCACGCCGTTTGCTCCCCTGAGACAGGGGCAGTTCAATCCCGGGGAGTACGATGAACGTAACCGCAACAGCGATTCAGCTCGCCAAGGCGACCCCAGACTATACGGTCTCGCGCCGGCGCATCGCGCCCGGGGCCTTCCAGCGAGCATTGAAATCGGCAGCGCAGTCTTCGAGCGGCAAAACCTCCCCGGTAGCGCATACCGTGCGGCCGGGTGAAACGTTGTGGTCGATCTGCAAGGCGCATCTGTGCGGTCAGGCCCGTCCCGCCGATGCCTCGGCGATTTCGGATGCGGTTCAACAGGTTGCGCGCCACAACGGCATCGCGGACGCCAATTTCATCGTCGCGGGCCAGAAGGTCGACGTATCTATCCTGGATACCCCCGCCAAGGGAGTCTCAGCAGCCACTGCGCCATCACGGGCGGCAAGAACGGGCGGGGAATCTGAATTCTCAGGCCTGGGAGGCCCTTCCCTCGTCTCGAATCCGCGGACCGAGGCCCTTTGGAGAGCAAAGAAGGCCGCGATGCAGGCTAAGGAAGCCCTTGCTGGCATTCTGAAAGAGGACACCGCGTCCGAGGCGGCCGAGGGAATCGAAAAATCGTTCAACGGACTGCTGGGAGGCCCTGCTTGGCTCTCCTCGGGGTTCGGCCTGCGCAAGGACCCGTTCACAGCCCGAGCCCAGAAGCACAGCGGCGTCGACCTTGCCGCCTCCAAGGGCACGGAAGTTTATGCCCTGCAAGAGGGGCGAGTCACCTACAGCGGCTGGCGGGGCGATTACGGGCGGCTCGTGGTTGTCCGGCATGAAGACGGCACCGAGACGCGCTACGGACACCTCTCGGAGCGGCTCGTGAAAGAAGGCGAGACGGTCGATTCGAACACCGTCATTGGAAAAGTGGGAACGTCAGGGCGGTCTACGGGTCCCCACCTTCACTTTGAAATACGGAAAAACGCCCGCCCCGTGAATCCGCTGCCCCATCTCCTCGACTAGTTTGGTCACTCGACGTAGCCCAGGTCTTCCAGGGCCTCAATATCCTCCGCGGAGAGTTCGGCTTTCTTCGGCGCTATACGCGGCGTCTTCGCGTCCCACTCCTCGATGAACTTGCGCAGACGCGCCACGTCGCCGGGGCGTGCGCCGGACAGGTTCTGCAGCTCCCCCGGGTCATCTTCGAGATGGAACAATTCATCGCGAGGGCCGTCGATGATGAGTTTCCAGGCGCCATCGATGACGGCCTGGCGCATCGAAGGCAGGTCGCCCATGATGGCTTTCGCCCCGGGCAGATTGGGCACGGCGCCCCCGTATGTCTCGAAGACCCGCACGCGTCCGTCGGGCACATTCCCGTTGAGGAGGTCCACGCCTTCCATGCCGGGGAACGGTTCCAGACCGGCGAGCCCCAGCAGGGTGGGGCCGATATCCAGTGCGCGCGCGGGGCGGTGCGTCACTCCCGGCTGGATTCCCGGGCCATGAATGAAGAGGGGTATGCGCACGCCGGGTTGATACACGCGGCGGCCATGTCCGAGATAGTTATGCTCGTGCAGGCTTTCACCGTGGTCCGCCACGAATACAATAAAGGCGTTCTCCTTGGGGAGGATGCTCAAAACCTCTTGGATGTGGTGGTCGGCATACGCAAGCTCGGAGTCATACCGGGCGCGGGTTTGCTCGATGTCGCCAAGCTTTCGGAGCGGGATGCCCCACGGGTCGAAGCCCTCGTGATACCGGTAGGGCGCGTGAGGGTCGGAGTAGTGGATCCAACAGAAGAGCGGCCGGCCGGGGTCGCGCGTCTTGATGGCCTCCACCGCCCTCCTGGAAACTTCGTCGGCATACCGCTCCGATTTCAGCACACCCCAGCGCCTCGTGCGGAAATCGGCATCGTAACGTTCGAACCCGCGGTCAAGCCCGCACAGATCGGCTTTCAACGTCCAGTTGCTCTGGATGCATATCGTCTGGTACCCCGCCGCGTAAAACCGCTCGGTTGCCAAAGGCGCCCACGCCGGCATGGGCAGGCCGTTTCGCGTCGTGGCAGTACTGCGCGGATAGCGCGACGCAAGCATCGAGCCGAACGATGGCGAGGTGAGCGGCACCTCGCACACGCAGTTGTCGAAACGCAGGGATTTCGCGGCAAGGGCATCCAGGTTGGGCGACGTAGGGCGTTCGTATCCGTACATGCCGAGATGATCGGCGCGCAAGGTGTCCACCGTGACAAAGAACACGTCTGGCGACGCCATGACGGCGGCAAGCATCATCACCCAGGCCATTGAAGATCATTTGCTCCCGGCGGATTGGTTTTCGGGCGTGCCTTGTTCGGCGTCTTCCGCAACGGGATGCTCGATACTGAACACGAGGGAGGTAGACATGGGCATTTCGCCGCCCTGAGGCCCCCGCACCGGGATCACGCTGCCCTGCGCATCGTAGCCAGAGAGTTCCAGCGTGAAACCGCCGGGCGGCGCCGTGAACGGCACGGTCACCAGCATCGACCATATCCCGTCGCCCGCTTCCGCATCCGGAGGATTGCCGTCGTCCTTGAGGTTAAACGTCGTGTGACGGTCTTCACGCACCACGCCGCTGACCTTGTCGACGATATGGAACCGGTCCCGCTCCACCTTGACCGTGAGCACGGCAGTATCACCGGGCCGGAGACGGGCGGGGGTAATCGTCGCCATGGTAAGCCGGGGCTGCCGGCCTTGGGCATTGCATCCAGTGCCCACAGCAACCATCAGAGCAATCACGGAGACGCAAACAAGACGCTTCATTACCTCTTCTCCAGCATTCCTTGTCGAATACGGCAGGGGGGCGCCGAACGTCTACACGGGGCCCCTCGCCCTTCAACAGCCTAACGGAGACGCGCGAACGGTGTCAAACCAGACGCGCAAATCCGTCCTGTTCGAAACGTCCCGCATGCGCCCCGTGTTGACAACCACTGACAAGACCCACGCGGCCGGTTATAATCCGGTGCCATGGAAAAAGACGAAGAGAATGTCCCGGAGCCGGGCCAGGCACACCAGACGCTGAAGGCCATAGTCCGTTACGAGGGAACGGCGTTCGCGGGGTGGCAGGTGCAACCCGGCGAACGCACGGTGCAGGGCAGCATCGAGGCCGCTCTCTCGAAGATTGCCAACCGGCCCGTAAGCGTGCACGGAGCTTCGCGCACGGACGCCGGGGTGCACGCCTTGGGCCAGGTGTGCTCGTGGGAATGGCCGGAGGATGCCGACCTGGCCAGGCTGCGGCGTTCCCTGTGCAAGATGCTTGGACCCGACATACGCATCGAGACGCTCGAGCAAGCCTCACACGGTTTCCATGCCCGCAAGAGCGCCCATTCGAAACGCTATGCCTACGTGCTGCACATGGCGCGCTATCCCGACCCGCTCCTTCGCCGGTATGCGTGGACCGTTCCCTGGAACCTCGATTTCGGACTGCTGAGCGCGCTGGCAGGACGGGTTGCCGGAACGCACGACTTCGCGGGCTTCCAGGGAGGCGGGAGCTCCATACAGGACACCACCCGGACTCTCTTCTCCGTAAAACTGGAGCAGGGCCTCGTCGTCGGGCCCGAGACCTGCCCCGGCGCATGGCGCATCACGTTCCATGGCGACGGGTTCCTGTACAAAATGGCGCGAAATATCACAGGAACCCTGGTCGAAATCGCCCGGGGACATGCGCCGGCCTCCCGCCTTGAGCACGTACTCGGGCAGCCCGGGCCGTATCACGGTCATACCGCCCCGCCGCAAGGATTATTCTTGTTGGAAGTGCTCTACGAATGAGCCCGCGACCCTCAAAAGGCAAATGCGCCGCGGGGAAACCGTAGCGCATTTGCGAGAGCAAGACCTTGTATGCAGCTTTTCCGGGCGGTGGGATGATTTCGCCCCGACCATTCCAAACTCACGAAAAGCTCTAAGGCCTTTATAGGGGCGACGTCCGTGTCTTGGAAGGCCTTGACCTCCGTGTCTTGGCCGGTACGCTCCATTTATCGGCGCGTTTCCCGCAAGACTTTAGCGCCTCTGAACCCTCTCACCACACGACACTCGAGTCATGCAGCAACGAGCGCCTGCGGCCGGTCTGCGACGGAACACGGGCGGGCCAAACCGGGCTTGCGGGGCATGTGTCATCATCAAGGAGAGGGGCCGGCCTCGGGCCAGTAAAGAAATGCGCCACAACTGGGACATTGCGGCGCACTCAAGGAGGGTAAGCATTCGTTGCGCGGGGTGCGGGACAACACCCCGGCACAGCAGGCAGCACAAATCTTGGGACTCTGCCCAGATGCTTACGGCTTCAACTATCGTCACTTGGACTATCGGCAGAAGAAGCGTGAATCTTTAGCTCCGGAGGCGATGGGGAAGACTTGTTTGCCGCGGTCTGATAAAATCAGGTGAACCCTTCGAGGCCAGCCGGAGTTCAACAGAAAAGAGTACTCAGGGATGAAGGTCTTGATCATCGGAGCAAAGGGTCAGCTCGGGTCCGAGTTGTGCCGTATGTTTCAAGAGGACTGCGAGGTCGTTGCCGCGGACCTGCCGGAACTCGACATTACGGACGCGAAGGGCGTCGAGGCCATCGTTTCTCACTGCGGGCCCGGCCTTGTCATCAATGCCGCCGCCTATACGGACGTTGAAGGGGCGCAGAACGATCGGCGGGGCGCATTTGACGTGAACGAAACAGGGGCCCGCCATGTGGCCGCCTCCGCGAAACAGGCCGGAGCGCCGGTCGTATATTTCAGCACGGACTACGTGTTTTTTGGCGCGCACGACAGAGAGGTCGAGCCTGAAGACCCCATCATGCCGCGTGGCGTCTACGCAGAATCGAAAGCAGCCGGCGAGGAAGCCACCCGCGCCGCCAATCCGAATCATTTCATCGTGCGGACCGCCTGGCTGTACGGGCCCGGAGGAAACAACTTCGTGGAGAAAATCCTGCGGGCCGCCGAGACGCAACCGGAGGTGACCGTCGTGCAGGATGAGGTAGGCTGTCCCACCCACACCTTCGATCTTGCCGAAGCGACGCGGGCCTTGTGCAGGACCACCGCATACGGGACCTATCACGGGGTCAACCGGGGATGTTGTTCGCGCTACGAATTCGCCCGCAAGATATTCAGCCTGGCAGGCGTGACGACACCCGTGATGCCCTGTACGATGGAGGAGTTCCCTTCCCAAGCGCCCCGGCCTGCCTTTTCCGCCCTCTCGACGCAACGGCTTACCAAGGCCTGCGGATACGTCATGCGTCCATGGCAGCAGGCCCTGGCACACTACATGGAGCGAAGGAAACAACGGATATGAAGCGAATCGTCGTGACCGGCGGCGCAGGATTCATCGGGTCGAATTTCGTACGATGCATGCTGGCTGCCTATCCCGATGTGCACATCGTCACCTTCGACAAGCTGACCTATGCGGGCAACCTCGACAATCTCAAAGGCATCGACGAACGCAGGCACACGTTCATCAAAGGCGACATCTGCGACAAGGAGGCTATCAGGGCGGCCATGAAAGGGTGCGGCGCCGTCGTAAACTTCGCGGCGGGCAGCCACGTGGATCGCAGCATCATGGGCGCGGACGACTTCATCGCTACAAACGTGGCCGGCGTGCACAACATCTGCGAGGCAGCCCGAGAACTCGATACGCCGCGGGTGCTCCTCGTCTCCACGGACGAAGTGTACGGCAGCATTGACGAAGGGTCGTTCACGGAACAATCGCCGCCCCGGCCGGGAAACCCCTATTCGGCGAGCAAGGCGGGCGGCGAACTGATCGCCCTGGCCCACTTCAACACGTTCGGCACCCCGATCATCATCACGCGGGGCTCGAATACCTACGGCCCGTATCAGTACCCGGAAAAGGTCCTCCCTCTCTTTGTGACCAACGCGCTGGATAACCAACCTCTGCCGCTGTACAGCGGCGGTGAAAACAACGTGCGAGACTGGCTTTACGTCGAAGACCACTGCCGGGGGATCGAGACGGCGCTCCACCGCGGCCGGCCCGGAGAGATCTACAATATCGCGGGCGGCAACGAGCGGCGAAACATCGTGCTCACGCACAAGGTCCTGGAACTGACCGGCAAGAGCCGGGAACTCATCCAGCTTGTGAAGGACAGGCCGGGCCACGACAGGCGGTATTCGATCGACGCGGCCAAACTTAGAGCCCTGGGATGGGCGCCACGGATGGATTGGGACGAGGGCATGGCCCTCACCGTCAAGTGGTACCGCGACAACGAGTGGTGGTGGCGAAAGATCAAGACCGGCGAGTTTCTGGAGTATTACCGCAAGCAGTACCAGGAACGGTAACCACCGGCAATCGGGGGCCGGGCCAGGCGGGCTCACAAGATGCCAGTTGCTGCCCAAACCGCCGGATAACACGACGATTGGGGAAACTCACACAGAGACACAACGGACACGGAGGAAATGGCGCCCGCGCCGAAGCGAAATCTGCTCAATGTCTCCGTTTATGATGCGGGGAATGCCGTCCCTCATTGAAGCCTCGCCGAAGTTGAGTACATAGCCGTGCCTGATACCCGTCAACCGCAGATAGGTCAACACCTGCCTGTGGTGCGCCTTCGTGACATTTTCCACGGATTTGAGTTCCACAAGAACAGGTATCTTCCACGATGAGGTCTGCACGAAACCCTTCGTCGAATTGGAGCCTGCGAAGCTCGATTGGGATGGGAACTTGCCGTGCCACGCGCCGACCCCGGCCTCCAGATCGCCTGCAAGCGCCGCTTCGTACACTGTTTCCAACGGCCCGGGACCCATCTCGCGATGAAGCGCCACCGCGCACGCCACAATGATGCTTCCTGTCTCATTCTGTTACGCAGGATTCAATCTTTGTGTTCTCCGTGTCTCCGTGTGAGTTCATTCCTGTCTTTATGGAGACAAGAAGATCCCTCCAGCGAGGGCTTTCTTATCCGGCCGATTGGGGTTGCTGCGCAGGATTCCTCCCCTCCCGGGGGAGAGGGCGGGGGGAGGGGGTTTCTTCTTGCCGTCGTTCGGATCTGCCGGACGGACGTCGTGCGGTACCGTCCCGATACCCGGATCGTGCAATTTAGCTTTTGCGTTGGTTCACGGGCGAAGGGTATAATCCGCTTCTTGCGTATGACATGCCTTTCGGCTTCAAACAGACTTTGTGACGAGGGACATAAACCGTGATTATCGTAATGGCCTCCCGGAAAAAGGAGGATATCGACCGCGTCGTCGAGAGAATTCAGGAGTTCGGTTATCAAGCGCATCTTATCGAAGGCGTCGAGCGCACCGTCATCGGGGCGGTCGGCGACGAGCGGGGCAAGGATCGCCTGCAATCCCTCGAGTCGCTTCCCGGCGTCGAGAGCGTCGTGCGGATTCTCAAGCCTTTTAAGCTTGCGGGGCGTGAACTCCGTAAGGAAGACAGTGTCTATCACGTGGGCAGCGCGCAGATTGGCGGGGGGCGGTTCTGCGTGATGGCGGGCCCGTGCTCGGTCGAGTCGCGCGAGCAGATCATAGAGACCGCCTGCCTGGTCAAGGAGTCGGGCGCCGCGGTGCTGCGAGGGGGCGCATACAAACCGCGCACGTCGCCGTACAGTTTCCAGGGTCTGGAAGAGGAGGGGCTGCACCTTCTGCAGGAGGCCAGTCGCGCAGCCGGCATGCCGTTCGTCACCGAGGTGATGAATCCTGAGCAGGTGCCGCTGGTCGAAGAACACGCCGACATCCTGCAGATCGGCGCGCGCAACATGCAGAATTTCGGCCTCCTGAAAGCGGTTGGGAGAACGCGCAAACCCATATTCCTGAAACGCGGCATGATGTCCACCATCAACGAACTCCTCATGTCCGCCGAATACATCATGTCCGAGGGAAACCACCAGGTCATTCTGTGCGAACGGGGCATCCGGACGTTCGAGACGGAAACCCGGAACACCCTTGACCTCAGCGCGGTGCCGCTGCTGAAAAAGTACAGCCACCTGCCGGTGGTCGTGGATCCCAGCCATGCCACCGGCCACTGGGAATTGGTGATTCCCATGGCGAGAGCTTCGGTAGCGGCCGGAGCGGACGGCATCATGGTGGAAGTCCACCCAAGACCGGCCGAGGCGTTCTCTGACGGCGCCCAGTCGTTGAAACCGGAGAAGTTCAAGAAGCTCATGGCCGAAATACAGCCCATTCTCAAGGCATTGGGAAAGACCTTGTAGCACGAATTGCAGAAGCGCGATGGCAAACGATGATATTCAAGAACTAGAGGCCTCCGGGGCGGGCGAAGCTGCCGAAGAAACGGAAGCGGCCGTAGACGAGACCTCCGCCGTGGAGGAGCAACCCTTCGAACGGCCCTGCGCGGAAGAGGAAGACGCTGCATGGGACGACGAGGGAGACGAGCTCGAACCCGTCGAGCAACTGGGCCGCGATGAGACCCGCGGCGTGCTGCATGCGCTTCTGTTTGTGTCCGACAAACCCGTCAGCGTAGACCGGCTCTCGGAAGCGTTGGGGAACGTCGACTACGACGTCGTGCGGAACCTGCTTGCGGAACTGCGCGAACAACTCGAGGAGCGGCATGCGCCGTATGTGTTGCGGGAGATCGCCGGAGGTTACCAACTGGCGACGCGCAGCGAGTTCGCGCCCTACATCCGCCGCATGTTTCAGATCAAGAAACGCAATCGATTGTCCAAGGCCGCACTGGAAACGCTGGCCATCATTGCCTACAAGCAGCCGTGTACCCGCGCCGACGTGGAAAGCATCCGCGGGGTAAGCGTTTCCTATGCCTTCGAGATCTTGCGCGAGAAGCGCCTCATTAAGGTGGCGGGCGTCGCGGAAACGGTGGGACGCCCGAAGATTTACCGCACCACCGACGAGTTTCTTGCCCACTTCGGCATCAAGAGCCTCAAAGAGCTGCCAACCATCAAGGAATTGCGCGAAACCGTGTAACCGGCGCGAGGGACATTCGGTGTTCGTATCACAAAGACGTTTGCTTGTGTCAGCATTCACCCGCACATGCCCCGGCGCCCGGCGTAGCGGGGTATGACCATGCGCTTGCAGAGGTATCTCGCGCTATGCGGCGTCGCATCGCGGCGCGCCTCCGAGAAGCTGATCCGGGAAGGACGGGTCACCGTCAATGGCGTGGTTCCCGCCATTGGCTGTGAGATCGAGCCCGACGCCGACGACGTACGTGTGAATGAGAAACCCATCCGGCGCGAGAGGCCTGCGTATATCCTTCTCAACAA
The DNA window shown above is from Candidatus Hydrogenedentota bacterium and carries:
- a CDS encoding sulfatase produces the protein MAWVMMLAAVMASPDVFFVTVDTLRADHLGMYGYERPTSPNLDALAAKSLRFDNCVCEVPLTSPSFGSMLASRYPRSTATTRNGLPMPAWAPLATERFYAAGYQTICIQSNWTLKADLCGLDRGFERYDADFRTRRWGVLKSERYADEVSRRAVEAIKTRDPGRPLFCWIHYSDPHAPYRYHEGFDPWGIPLRKLGDIEQTRARYDSELAYADHHIQEVLSILPKENAFIVFVADHGESLHEHNYLGHGRRVYQPGVRIPLFIHGPGIQPGVTHRPARALDIGPTLLGLAGLEPFPGMEGVDLLNGNVPDGRVRVFETYGGAVPNLPGAKAIMGDLPSMRQAVIDGAWKLIIDGPRDELFHLEDDPGELQNLSGARPGDVARLRKFIEEWDAKTPRIAPKKAELSAEDIEALEDLGYVE
- the rfbB gene encoding dTDP-glucose 4,6-dehydratase, whose protein sequence is MKRIVVTGGAGFIGSNFVRCMLAAYPDVHIVTFDKLTYAGNLDNLKGIDERRHTFIKGDICDKEAIRAAMKGCGAVVNFAAGSHVDRSIMGADDFIATNVAGVHNICEAARELDTPRVLLVSTDEVYGSIDEGSFTEQSPPRPGNPYSASKAGGELIALAHFNTFGTPIIITRGSNTYGPYQYPEKVLPLFVTNALDNQPLPLYSGGENNVRDWLYVEDHCRGIETALHRGRPGEIYNIAGGNERRNIVLTHKVLELTGKSRELIQLVKDRPGHDRRYSIDAAKLRALGWAPRMDWDEGMALTVKWYRDNEWWWRKIKTGEFLEYYRKQYQER
- the aroF gene encoding 3-deoxy-7-phosphoheptulonate synthase, translated to MASRKKEDIDRVVERIQEFGYQAHLIEGVERTVIGAVGDERGKDRLQSLESLPGVESVVRILKPFKLAGRELRKEDSVYHVGSAQIGGGRFCVMAGPCSVESREQIIETACLVKESGAAVLRGGAYKPRTSPYSFQGLEEEGLHLLQEASRAAGMPFVTEVMNPEQVPLVEEHADILQIGARNMQNFGLLKAVGRTRKPIFLKRGMMSTINELLMSAEYIMSEGNHQVILCERGIRTFETETRNTLDLSAVPLLKKYSHLPVVVDPSHATGHWELVIPMARASVAAGADGIMVEVHPRPAEAFSDGAQSLKPEKFKKLMAEIQPILKALGKTL
- a CDS encoding GxxExxY protein codes for the protein MVACAVALHREMGPGPLETVYEAALAGDLEAGVGAWHGKFPSQSSFAGSNSTKGFVQTSSWKIPVLVELKSVENVTKAHHRQVLTYLRLTGIRHGYVLNFGEASMRDGIPRIINGDIEQISLRRGRHFLRVRCVSV
- a CDS encoding M23 family metallopeptidase codes for the protein MNVTATAIQLAKATPDYTVSRRRIAPGAFQRALKSAAQSSSGKTSPVAHTVRPGETLWSICKAHLCGQARPADASAISDAVQQVARHNGIADANFIVAGQKVDVSILDTPAKGVSAATAPSRAARTGGESEFSGLGGPSLVSNPRTEALWRAKKAAMQAKEALAGILKEDTASEAAEGIEKSFNGLLGGPAWLSSGFGLRKDPFTARAQKHSGVDLAASKGTEVYALQEGRVTYSGWRGDYGRLVVVRHEDGTETRYGHLSERLVKEGETVDSNTVIGKVGTSGRSTGPHLHFEIRKNARPVNPLPHLLD
- the truA gene encoding tRNA pseudouridine(38-40) synthase TruA, producing MEKDEENVPEPGQAHQTLKAIVRYEGTAFAGWQVQPGERTVQGSIEAALSKIANRPVSVHGASRTDAGVHALGQVCSWEWPEDADLARLRRSLCKMLGPDIRIETLEQASHGFHARKSAHSKRYAYVLHMARYPDPLLRRYAWTVPWNLDFGLLSALAGRVAGTHDFAGFQGGGSSIQDTTRTLFSVKLEQGLVVGPETCPGAWRITFHGDGFLYKMARNITGTLVEIARGHAPASRLEHVLGQPGPYHGHTAPPQGLFLLEVLYE
- the rfbD gene encoding dTDP-4-dehydrorhamnose reductase: MKVLIIGAKGQLGSELCRMFQEDCEVVAADLPELDITDAKGVEAIVSHCGPGLVINAAAYTDVEGAQNDRRGAFDVNETGARHVAASAKQAGAPVVYFSTDYVFFGAHDREVEPEDPIMPRGVYAESKAAGEEATRAANPNHFIVRTAWLYGPGGNNFVEKILRAAETQPEVTVVQDEVGCPTHTFDLAEATRALCRTTAYGTYHGVNRGCCSRYEFARKIFSLAGVTTPVMPCTMEEFPSQAPRPAFSALSTQRLTKACGYVMRPWQQALAHYMERRKQRI
- the scpB gene encoding SMC-Scp complex subunit ScpB; protein product: MANDDIQELEASGAGEAAEETEAAVDETSAVEEQPFERPCAEEEDAAWDDEGDELEPVEQLGRDETRGVLHALLFVSDKPVSVDRLSEALGNVDYDVVRNLLAELREQLEERHAPYVLREIAGGYQLATRSEFAPYIRRMFQIKKRNRLSKAALETLAIIAYKQPCTRADVESIRGVSVSYAFEILREKRLIKVAGVAETVGRPKIYRTTDEFLAHFGIKSLKELPTIKELRETV